One window of Desulfobacca acetoxidans DSM 11109 genomic DNA carries:
- a CDS encoding SAM-dependent methyltransferase: MSKQKLKLAAMIAIFLVACGAMPGLAASVSPGKFYLVSTGPGDPKYLTLQAIEVIQKADLVLSHPESAKKLAKYLQGKKVEDPWKDLWMHQGKIWMKDLHTYKPEERSAVIAEKSRQRDEYVKNLKVMLAQGKNIVLLDGGDPTVYSRGFWLLEGLSDDQFEIVPGVGAMTASFAALKRASTGAGARFVAQTTPYAFFGKQDRDDLARDLSRYPGTLVFYMGISELGNLVETLKKYNPPDLPIGVVYYAGYPEKEKVVKGTLSDIMAKLADEKERWLGMIVVGRCLSGPHFVLSE, encoded by the coding sequence ATGTCGAAGCAAAAACTCAAGTTGGCGGCGATGATAGCCATCTTCCTCGTTGCCTGCGGCGCGATGCCGGGTTTGGCCGCTTCAGTAAGTCCCGGCAAATTCTATCTGGTCAGTACCGGCCCCGGCGACCCCAAGTACCTCACCCTTCAAGCTATTGAAGTCATCCAGAAGGCTGATCTGGTATTGTCCCACCCGGAGTCGGCAAAAAAACTGGCAAAGTACCTACAAGGCAAAAAGGTGGAAGACCCCTGGAAGGATCTTTGGATGCACCAGGGCAAAATCTGGATGAAGGACCTGCATACCTATAAACCTGAAGAACGCTCGGCGGTCATCGCCGAGAAGTCCCGCCAACGGGATGAATATGTCAAAAATCTCAAAGTTATGCTCGCTCAGGGGAAGAACATCGTCCTGCTTGACGGTGGCGACCCCACGGTCTACAGCCGGGGTTTCTGGCTGCTCGAGGGATTAAGCGATGACCAGTTCGAGATTGTCCCCGGTGTCGGCGCCATGACCGCTTCTTTTGCGGCCCTCAAGCGCGCCAGCACCGGTGCCGGAGCCCGGTTTGTGGCCCAGACCACCCCCTATGCCTTTTTTGGCAAGCAGGACCGCGACGACCTGGCCCGTGACCTCTCCCGCTATCCCGGAACACTGGTTTTCTACATGGGTATCTCAGAACTGGGCAATCTGGTAGAAACCTTAAAGAAATATAATCCACCGGATCTGCCCATCGGCGTGGTCTACTACGCCGGCTATCCGGAAAAAGAAAAAGTTGTCAAGGGGACCCTGAGTGATATTATGGCCAAGTTGGCGGATGAAAAAGAAAGATGGCTGGGGATGATTGTTGTCGGGCGGTGCCTGAGCGGTCCGCATTTTGTCCTGTCGGAATAA